Genomic segment of Brachyhypopomus gauderio isolate BG-103 chromosome 10, BGAUD_0.2, whole genome shotgun sequence:
taggaaataatacagataggccagaattcaagataccattgagtcagtcTACAACTAAattacaggagtcaatgtcattacctattTAGCACAGCCAAGCCAATCTCATGGTGCTGTTTATATTAATTTCTCTCAAGTGTTACAGCCCTAAAGTTGAAGTGAGTGAGCTCTCTCTGAGCTCCCTGTGGTGAGCTGATGCATCTCCACTGCTGGCCAGTAAAAATGATGGTGACTCCATCACCTGTGGTGTCCAGATGTGGGGAAAGCGGTTCCCAGTAGAAGGAGAGGAGTCAGCCAAGGTCACAGAGAAGACGCGAGGGTCCACTGGTCCTCTCTGTTATTATGGTATCACAATAGCAGAACCAGAAAAATAGCTTGTACAGAGTGCTTTATAATACTGTTCAACAAGTCCAGATTCATTATTTGTTGGTTACTTGGTAGTTTCAGTTCAGACAAAGAATGCATCACAAAAGATTCTTAGAGATTTGTCACACTGATGTTCATATTAGTCATATTGTTACCACtggacaacaaacacaaaataatcTTCAACATTTCAGCAGTCTTGAATTCCATGGAAAAAAGGCTAGGCTAGATTCCAGCTCTCTGTGGTATTGAGCTGGAGGACCTGACTGGTCTAGAGACCAGGCAGGGAACACCATTCTGGACATTACTAGCCTGCCATCCAGTGTCTATTTATTGTACTGCAACTTAAATTACAACAGTTGACAGATTTGTTAGGGAATAACGTTAAGTTTGCAATGTCCTCCCTTTCCAGATTTTTTCAGAATGGAAGTGATATTCACTTTAAATTAATTGTTAACTTAAAACCTCAGTTCTGGGTTTGTCATTCAGGTGTATGTTGGCAGCAAAAATCAGTCTTTCATTTCTTCACCCTTATGTAGTATCATGGGAGAGGAATGAGGGAATACAAAGATTATTGAGGTAGAAATGTTTGAGGACTGCATAAGTAATATTGATCATCTGAAACCTAATATAAGAATTTAGGTCTGTGTATGTCTGAATACAGAATGAGAGTTCTGAGATTTTCTCCACCACAAACAGAATAGTGAAGATGATCAGCCTCACCTTGTAGGTGGTAGGTGGTGCTAGTTGGTCATCTTTCCTAAAAACAGGGAAAATCTTCCAATGACATATAATGATGTCATATTCATAATGTAATTTAAGTAGTATTGGTTTGTTGTCTTGATGTCTTCAACATCATTGGCGATCATCATTTCTGCTCAGTGCAAGTCAACTAAACACCGAACAACACTGAGGCCCACTGGTCCCTCGTCCCGTGCAaaatgggtgcagctgaatattgcaAGATCAACTGTGTTTCCAATCATTCAAACATTTAATAGAGAAAAcgtatgtaattcagaaatgtgttctctgctgtaatgctgcacattgacatcaATTCTGCCATTATtcaattttttgttttgcatttttgcattcttataccatataggatatcaagagtAGCTCATAGGAggggcagaggttccattttcacacctcaccaggctgtatgtgctcaggttgttttgaatgtgtatagtaagtctctaattttgcaggttttccagtcagctgtctttcttttctgaatttcaatcatatttgtttttgtcaacaaattgcagtgccaataatacagtcaaacaataatgctgtacaaatttaattccagtccaatttcttgctatcagtctcccacatacagtcatgtgtaactttgtgttctgtgtgagtttgtatgtgtgtaacatgtatttgatataccacagaatgtgcagtgttgaaatcaaaagcttaactagtttccatcagaatatacagtctgcactgactgacatatttgcactgacaacatgacaacataaatattttgactgtcttgttcataggcaatggcacaccgactagatattctgatggcactgacaaattgcctgacctaaatatttgcttttgaggcgaaaacaaagatttttgagtgaagtatgtacttttgcaggtatttaattgagttttgctgtttgcactaactgttttgagaaatgcacttgtgatgccagtgtaaatcatgatgtgagaaatgtcagaggtgtcaattccaggttcagaaagtaaaagtcctcgccagaattttgctcaagcttgctagattttctaattagtgcaatacAGGTAAACTTAGTGCAattaacacaatccaggaagcctgagcaaaatgctggtgaggacttttactttctgaacctggaattgacacctctgaaaaTGTACCACCCTAAACCACTGTAAGATACTGGGCAGAGCAAAGTGACAAGAAAATATCTGATAGGTTAATGAAACTAGTGAAGAAATAAGAGACTAACCTGGAGTACCTAAACACATAGGCTCCTTCTAACATGGTGGCTCTTTCCAAAATGCCGTACTTCTCTCCAGTTCAGCACGCCAAAGCAGTATGCGATCGTGCTTAAGTACGCCATTTCGGATTGAGCCATAGAGTAGCTACTGTAATGAAGTGACCAGGGTAAGGGAAAACGAAAACGAGAGACAAGAGAGAGCAACACTGATAGACACAACGACAAAACTTATTTCaataattcaatacaaaaagttAAACACATATATAGATTCATGACAGAGCGATccatttcaagtgtttatttctgttaatgttgattatggcttacagccaatAAAAACCCAAAATTATAATCTCAGAAAATTACATTATATatgaaaaatttatttttaattcagaaatgttggcCTACTGAAAAGCATGTACAGTAAATGCACTCAATACTTGGGTGGGGCTCCTTTTGCATGAATTACTGCGTCAATGCAGCGTGGCATGGAGGCGATCAGCCTGGGGCACTGCTGAGGTGGTATGGAAGGCCAGGTTGCTTTGATAACATCATTCAGCTCATCTGCATTGTTGAGTCTTTCATGAATCTATATATGCATTTCACTTTTTGCATTAAATTACGAAAATGAATTAATGTTTTGATGTATTTGTATGCATTCTAATTTCTGCTGAGCTCCtaagagcgacccattctttcacaaatgtttgcaaaaacagtctgcatgcctaggtgcttaattttatacacatgtggccatggaagtgattggaacacttTGCAGGAGCTGTCAGTTGTTCCTGTGGGGcatgcaggatctggtgttcctccataaaaccatggggggcaacaaattgttgtttacctcaagaggttcccatagcaatgggataaaactgaccatttgtattttagttatatcagtgtgtttgtgtggcatgtttagtctcattttgcagcttgttgtgtgctggtaaagGTTATGTTAACAGGGTAAGAGTTCAATCACTCACtgagaaggtttgtagacttcaccccaaaggtgaCAGTCCTGTGTGgcactctgtatgcaaatgtactctgttgtctttatcagcaacctgattcccattggttaacctggtttttgtgactgctgtccctttgagataCTGAGGGGTATAGAGGGAGAGGTTTGTGGGTGCAGGGGGCTTTTCGCTTTCCTTCTTCTcttttcttcctcttcttcttttaGCTCTTCCTTGCACCGTGAGGCACCCTGCACCGGTCGGTATGTCTGTTTCCATTAGGTGTTGCTTGTTACTTTAAACTAGTatggttattttattgtattatattttgttggatattgaataaatctggttaattgtaTAGCCACAGTcacagatgagctcattattagtatcagttggttaggtatattctataacctgcactgatctatttgagaagtgaatTCTTTTAGATTCTTATCAACTATAATTTTGAGTCAGATATTTTATTAGGTTTTATGCACATCAATCCTATTTctgtccttggttgtaggcaagcaggtaggttagttaagtaccataactaaaacccctacaaCTTGATTCTGATAAATTGGATGGgagagcaaatacttttggcaatatagtgtatattttCTTCTAAAGTAATATTGTTGTGACTTTATTAGACTAGGCTTGCTCGAAAGGGCCAATAATGCAGCTTAAATGCCGCTTACAGATGTGATATTGAGCTCCACAATCAGCAAACAGAAGAATagcgtgtgcttgtgtttggatTAATTGAGCAAACAGGATTGTGTGTAGTTCACCAGCGAGTCAGATACTGGTGTCCCACCAGTCTTTCTGTGCCAAGACGCCACTACTAGGAACAACAGAACCAGAAGTGAAAGTGCAGGAACCATCACGTGACAGTGACTGCACCTTTCTAGAGACATTTTCAGAGTTCACAAATGTTACAATGTCTATGCTACCAACATAGCATATCTACTATACAAAATTGCCAGTGAACTTGCATGTGTCTTTTCTGTCTGCCTGGTTGATCCAAACTTTAATTTTTGTGGCCCacttccaccccccccccccccccccccccccccccatctttgtcTCCAGACCTTAAACcctatagaaaatctttggagggagctcaaacTCCGTGTTTCTCAGTGAGAAAAGGCTACTGTACTGAAgattaacattgattttcacaggtgttcaaatacttatttgcagcagtgaCACAGATAAATTATTTAAGGCAGTCGTGCCTTAAAGTATTTGCTAGGCAGTCGtagcctggtggttagggaactggtcttgtgaccggagggttgtgggttcgattcctagacctgaggccatgactgaggtgcccctgagcaaggcccttaaccctcaattgcttgcttgtataaaaaattagataaaaatgtaagtcgctctggataagggcgtctgccaaatgccataaaatgtaaattaaaaaaaatcatgcattgtgatttctggattttttttagattgtctctcacagtggacatgcacctaaaaTGAAACTTTCAGACCTCTCCATGGTTTTCTCAAAGTGAGATCGTTCCTCTGTTCTTTATCAGCAGAATCATAAGAGACCGTTCCAAGGAACTGTTCAACCTCACGTAATGCTAATTGTTCAATATGGACAGAACAAACCATTATAGACTAAGCACCGAGTCCTGATGGCAGGCAAAAGAGACAGAAACCCACAGACTTTTGATAAGTTGTAATGTAATCCTCATACAACAGGATGAGATTAATGTAAAAATCTGCAATGTAAAAATCTATTATATTGAAAGACTCAAATAATAATCACTAAGAATTGGAATGAAACTGATTTCAAATTATGCAACTTACTTTTCAGAGAAAAGGATGGGAGTGAAGGTGAATTTCTGTCAAAATGAAACCTAACTAATCCCAGCCCCTGGAGGCCACGCCCACACTGATAATATTCATATCAAACCATTCTACTCCCTCCATCTCAAGACCAGTAACCAGATGACTAATGATGGGTCTGCAGCTCACACTGATACTCACCTGCTTGTTTTGCTACAAAGGTACagtgtaaatattttaaaatatggaCTTATTAACTGTAAAAGTAACTGCAGCTACAATACTTTATCTGTTAAactttaaatgaaaatgtaaatgtttttttgttaatttgtacaaattattattatgattattttattactattatttaatgtttccatttttattttttgtctttGGGGAAGAAGTTATTCACAACATTTTATGGGGCAGACTGCATTTTAGAACAGGATTCTTTTAATGCTGCAAGCTTTTAAAAGGTCATCTCTTTATACTGTATTTTCTTCTAGCATTAGCTCTGAAATGTTATCAGTGTACATCACAGCAAACACAGGGAACATGCCCAGAAATAGACTGTGTTGGTGAATGTGCCAGTGTCCGTGTGACTTCCACTATGCAAGGAGGTAAGAATACTTCAACATCACAAGTTAGAAGACATAAAATAAAGAATATATTAACAGTAGCCTATTGTGTAATGCAACAAAGTAACCTTATACAATAGAAATGTTTATTCTAAACTTGAGAGCACATGTCAACAAgaattatttatatatagttTATATGATAATATATGCATATAAAATTTTCTCATTTACATTTGAAAAAGGTTTTGAATTAATTTAAAATATCAGCTTAACTGGAAAAAATCTGTATCAGTTTATTAGGTAAAACATTTGTTATTTAAAAAGTTTGGTagggagcggtcgttttctgcatggtcctagcgcttgaTTCGTTGCtatataaatatttgttttttaaccgtaaaaactgcaggggaccaaaactggcttttgaaaaagtggggggggggggggggggggcatggattcgtcgctatttaaatatttgtttttaaccgtaaaaacttcaggggaccaaaaccaGCTTTTGAAAAAAAGCTGGGGGGGcgacatacccccccccccccccccccatcttttcCCCCCCTCTGTATGAAGAGTTGTGAGCTCAGAGAGCGTCAGTCAGTGAAggtaacacacgcacacagattgGTTGCATCACCAACATCACTGTAGTTTATTGCTCACAATGCAAGTTCTTATATACCTTGAGCGCTGGTCATGTGTTACAAAGTTATATGATTTACGGACATAGATGAAATATATGTTAGTACCAGTAAAGTATATTCTGCACTCCTAGGGAAACTTGCTCTTGCTGGGCACAggtcttctgtctggaacagGTCGTCTGGAACATGCATCCATTCCTGTCTTCTCCCTGTCTAGTTCCTTGACCTCAAGGGTGACCTTAAACTTCCTCATTTGGTTGCATGCTATGTTTAAAAATACAGTCTGAGAAAGTAGAAATTCAGCATTTTCTATTACAACTAGATCATTGAACTTCTGGGTTTGATAAATTACACCAATAGAACACACCTGTGAAAGTGGTTCATAGAATTGACAGTTACACTAAAGCTGTGATGTTTAAGCAGCAGAATATgacagggagtgtgttatcgtgaataaCATCatgactaaaaataaaaaataaaaataaaaaagcacaGTTGTGCTTTAAAGTGTTGTGTTTAAATGTTGGCAATTCCTACCACCAGATAATAGTTCCACAACAAATTCACTGAAATAATCAGATTCATACAGTCCAAATGGAGAAAGTTTGGAATAGTAATCAGTAATCTCAGTAATCGAACAAACCAAACAGAATCTCTCCAAGAACTAGGTGTAATATGATCAAGGAACCAGTCAATCAAAATTCATACAGAATTGAATGTTATGAGAACTACATGACAGTCGGAGTGCAAAtatggttgggtgtgtgtggtgtgtgtgaccagCTGTTTAAAGGAAGACGGCAATACTTTTCAAACAGGAAAAGTTAATATTTACATTAATAAAATTCATGTTATAATTCATTTGCTATTGCATATTGGGATCTTAGATCTCTATAAAACCATTTTGATTCATAATTAGGTTTTGGTACCAGATGTAATATtcactttttttgtttgtttatatgttACTAAAATTTTCAAAACATCAACTTTCACAGCACTGAATATCCATGAAGTATCTACACTgcttacaacacattttgattttCTCTAGCTGGTGCACCACTATTGGATTTGCAATTGAAGTCTTGCGCTGCCCCTGCTGAGTGCATCAATGGGAGTTTAAACCTGGGACTTGTGAAAACAGTTCTGGATACTAAATGCTGCAAAACGGATCTCTGCAACAGCCAAACAGTATCAGGTAAAACCTTTCAAAGAAGAAGGAAGATTGACCATGTTATTTAGTCTTTATAATTTCCAAACTGAATATATAGTGAAAGACATTTTAAATTGTCACTGACGAGATGCCCTGTAGACATAGACATATAAAACTAAAATCAGTGATATATTGTTAATGTGCTTACATGTTCTAACACATTTACTTTGATAGCAGTTTGAGAAGTTTCCAAATTTTTTACAGCAAATTCTGTGAAAGTAATTAGGGATTAAGATTCATGATTTTGTAAATTATGACATGTCAAAAATGTCCTGACCCAAATGTTGAACTTGTGTTTGTTAAGCTCTACCAGAACAACCTCCCAATGGGAAATACTGCTACACCTGTGATGGTGACAGCTGCTCAAGAAATATCACATGTCAGGGAGATGAAAATCAATGTATCAGCACATCAGGTGAAAATGTCTTTATGATCTTAATCTCCAAATGTATAATGACCTGTTAGTGTAACGACACGGACATGGTGCAATCAGAGATGTTGAGTAGATCGGTCTTTATAAAAAGGGCTTGTGCAATTAACATTAACAGCTTCACGTAACGACACAGATGACATAAGGACAACGTGAGAATGACAAGGCATGACAACAAAGCTAAAGAAACTAAAGACAAACTATATATTTGCTGGAACTAAACAGAAAACCATACAATCACATGAATGCACATAGAATAGaatatactttattgatcctgaTGGAAATTAACGTTCCCCTGGAGTCTCGGTGTAAAGCACGGTGAACCCAGGGTGGCCCCACAGCGTCAGAAAGGCACAGCCAATCATAGATAGGAGGTGAAAAAAGAGATAACATTGAAAAAGTCTCAAAGCACAAAGCACTAAATACTCATTATACTCGGCGTGCTAGAGGAGTGAAGATGACACGTTCAGGATGTGAAGTAGCATGGCTCTCTCAGGACAGCTCAAGGATTACACAGCACTGAATGGAGGGACCTGTGGGCATTTATAGGGCGAGATAAATGAGTAACAGGTGCACAAGTAATAGgaaggtgtgtcagtaggtgagCAGTGTCACTGTGGTGGAGGGTCTGGGAGTGGATGTCTTCCCTGATCCCTGGGACCAGCCTACCATGACATAGACAAGCTAGACACAGTACAGTAAATGATTATGAAACTCAGAGTAGATAGATTAGATGCAGCAAATGACTCTGAAACAGATGAGAAAATACCCAGGTCACATGACAGTTCATGAATGAACAGTAAACCATCTGTACTCTTGTGCTCCTACTAATGGTCTTTTCTGGTCTTTAGTAGTTAAAATGTGGTTTAGTGATTTTCTGGTCTTAGTGGTATAGTGTGTTGATTCACTATTGTGTTGATTCACATGTAGTCTAGAACATTGAAATACATTAAATCTCATATACATGTGACAAATGCCACAATCTCACTCTTATTTTTCACCTTTTAATCCCCCCACTGTAGTTGATGTAGGAGGTACAAAGACTGCTATGAAGGGATGTGCAACCAAAAGCTTTTGCGATGGGATTTCATCTCTCCAGCAGTCCGTGGGCATGACGAAAATGAGCTGCTGTGTGGGGAACCTGTGTAACAGTGGAAACATGGTTAATCTGAGCTTCCTCCTCATGCTGGGATCTCTACTGCCCTCCTTCTTCCACTGAGCTCATTTTGATAAATGGTTGTTCTGCAGAAACTGGTGTTTATTCCAGGAAAGATTAAATATTGAACAGGCATACAATGGTACAATCTTACAATGTGGTATATTCTCTCCATTTCAACGTGTTCCTTTCATTTCATGTTAATGTGTTGTATTTCCTTCAGTTGTTTGGAACATCCAGTGAATAAACGGGGTCTTTCTCATCTACATGCTCTTCCAAAGCTCCTCTTTTCATATATGTGGAAGAAACTGAACAACTAAAATTCATTCTGTTGTGTTTTCTCCCTTTTCCTGAATGGACCACATCTAGTATTACAGATGTATAATTCAGAATGACAGCATTAGTCACTTAGGCTCCCCGGAGTTTCTAGGTTAATTAATTAGAGGTTCCTAACCTAAGTGTGACAGTGTACATTTGTTATGCACTGTGTATTTAAATTACAGTATAAAAGTGACAACCCGTTTTTTCCCTGTTAGAACCAGGGCCAAACTGAATAAACCTGCATTTACGCTCCACACCAATCACACTCCTACAGGCTGGTCTCTTATGTTGACCAATTACAGCTTATCTGTTATCATTTTTCTAGTACATTTCCATAGTTCTTTAGCtgactacatttacatttagagtATTTGGTAGAGTTCATGTGAGCATTTAGCTTTTTATGTCTGAATCAAGAAATAAAAACTTCACAAGTTAATAAATCCACATGCAGCAACAGGTTACATAAAATTCAAACTAAAAATAATCAAAATGTATAAGACCAAAGGGTAGATTAAATGAAGATGAAGAGAAACATTTCTGGAAAAACACACCTGTGGTAAGATTTATGTCCATCACTTTTGTGTAATATAAATGAGATCATGTTGTGGTGGTTTGCATTGGTGAGTGTCCCACAATCCTCTGTGTTAATGGGCAGCAGATCTGTTTGTGCCACTGAGTGAAGCCTGACAGCAGAAGCTAATGGAAGGACAGTGGGTGTCTGGGTCAtaccagtggtggacagtaactaagtaaatgtaattcgttactgtacttaagtaacatttccatgtatctgtactttactcaagtacttttatttgataagactttatacttttacttcactacatttcaaagcaggTATTTGACCTGTGTGAAGCTGGCCCCCCCTCataccca
This window contains:
- the LOC143525127 gene encoding urokinase plasminogen activator surface receptor-like isoform X1, with amino-acid sequence MMGLQLTLILTCLFCYKALALKCYQCTSQQTQGTCPEIDCVGECASVRVTSTMQGAGAPLLDLQLKSCAAPAECINGSLNLGLVKTVLDTKCCKTDLCNSQTVSALPEQPPNGKYCYTCDGDSCSRNITCQGDENQCISTSVDVGGTKTAMKGCATKSFCDGISSLQQSVGMTKMSCCVGNLCNSGNMVNLSFLLMLGSLLPSFFH
- the LOC143525127 gene encoding urokinase plasminogen activator surface receptor-like isoform X2 codes for the protein MMGLQLTLILTCLFCYKALALKCYQCTSQQTQGTCPEIDCVGECASVRVTSTMQGAGAPLLDLQLKSCAAPAECINGSLNLGLVKTVLDTKCCKTDLCNSQTVSALPEQPPNGKYCYTCDGDSCSRNITCQGDENQCISTSVDVRGTKMEMKGCATQSFCDGTTSVQQSVGLTKTSCCVGDLCNSGNMVNLSFFLMLGPLLPSFFH